The DNA sequence TTTTTGCAAGTTTAAGGAGGATTATGTTCGTGGTTGACAGGGATGAGAATGGAGTTTGTGGCTCTACTGGGATGGGGGACAGGTTTATGGGTTTGTGGTTGACGGGGATGAGAATGGGGTTTGTGGGTTCGTGGTTTGACAGGGATGGGGAGGACTTCGTGGTTGACGGAGATGGGGATGGGGATGGGGTTTGTGGGTTCGTGGTTAACTGGGATGGGGATGGGATTTGTGGGTTCGTGGTACGACGAGGATGGGGATGAGTTTGTGGGTTCGACAGGAACAATATTCTGGTTAGACATGGATGGACGAGTTCATGTGTTCGTAAGTTCGTGTGAAGATCTTGTAGGTGGATTGTTCTGGTTGGTCTTTTCGGTGGTAGTGGAGTTCTCAGATCTAAATTTTTTGTGTATATAAGTGTGTTTGTTTGTTagatttaattttgttaaatttaGTGTGAGTtttgttaaattattttttctgcgACATTTGGATTTGAAAAGTAGGGTGCTGGTGGTTGTTGCGGTGATGGtgggtggtggtggtgatggtATATCTGAAAATGATGGTGGGTTGTGGTGGCAATGGTGGTGGGTGGTGGTGTTGATGGTATATCTGAAAATAAAGAagtgaaaaaaattgaaaaaaaaatgaagaagaaagaaaatgaaaaaaaaagttgtttttattttttttgtgtttgaaaaatactttttcatttacatttttttttattttaaatgatttttttttaatttttaattttatttttaatatttatttatgtggaCCAATAATATTATTCCATGTATACGCTATGTTTATGTGAACAGTACCTTGTATACACTTAGACTGCCAACTTGACAGAAAACagatgaaaatggatgaaaatAGCTAATTGCTAATGAAATGTGAGTTTTGGGGGGTTTTATcgccaaaatttgaattttaagagttaaatgcaagtaaaataaaagtattgaggagttttgccgcaatttaccctattttatatgtatattcaaatttaattatttattaaataaatatgatattaataattttaaattttttattttatgaacaATTTAAAGAATAAATTTACCCTAAAATTAATCCAAAGTTAATTCAAACTagagaaaatagttaatttttttttaaattaataatgcattgtattttaaatatattcaaatattttttaaaataaaatattgtttaataaatttgtcaatattatataaattttaaaaaaatataatagagtctaaatattttaatatttagagTCAGAGTAAAGTTGTAGAAAAGGGTAACATGATATGATGGTGATTTCAAGTTAGTAAACATTTTAGAATTCTGTTAAAACACTGGAGTTAGATATATAGAATAATAGATAGAGGGAATTGGTGCTTCTTCTATGTCCATGTTGagataagcatgtaaaattggTATAAGTTGGTCATGAATTTTAGAAACAAAAGAGATAAGTAGCTCTTTTACATACTCACTCATTAGTCATTAGTGATTTTCAATAATGAGGAAACCAAAGAATAATGAGAGTTGAGAATGAGATTGAGGTCCACCGTGAACCTCACCTCATCTGATTGATTCTTGACTCGTTAAGCTTACGGGATGATGATTCACCACAATCAACAGGAAATCACATCAACGGCCAAGATTGCAAAGAAGGGGGTAGGTATGGTATGAGTGGGCCCCACAATACCAACCCCCAGCCCAACTGTTTGGATTTGGATGATGAGGGAGGGTAAGGTAAGCTGGTAAGGTAAGAGAGTGACTTTTTTcctgttttaattaattaattaattaatctttttccatTAATTTTCTTCTACCAACGCCACCAACAACCGAGGGAGATTAATTATTAATACGAGCGAAGTAATAATAATCTTTATAAGGCAAAGGGAAAGGCAAACATCTTCATTTACCAAAGATaagctataaataaataaagccaTTCTCTTCCCTCCCAACAATCTCCTCTCTTcatattctttctttctttcttctggAACTGCAACTATAGAACCAGAAGGAAGGAAggaaggaagaagatgaaggTCATAGACAAGATCCGGTGTGAGGCTAACAATGACAACGTCGTCTTCTCCTTCGAGTTCTTCCCACCCAAGACGGAGGAAGGAGTCGAGAACCTCTTCGAGAGGATGGAGAGGATGGTAGCTCACAACCCAGCCTTCTGCGACATCACTTGGGGCGCTGGAGGCTCCACCGCCGATCTCACTCTCGACATCGCTAACCGAATGCAGAACACAGTCTGCGTCGAGAGCATGATGCATCTCACTTGCACCAACATGCCACTGGACAAGATCGACCACGCTCTCTCCACTATCAAGTCCAACGGCCTCCAGAACGTCCTCGCTCTCCGCGGCGACCCTCCTCACGGCCAGGACAAGTTTGTCCAAATCCAAGGTGGCTTCGCATGTGCTCTTGATCTCGTATGCCCTCTCCTCATCTCCCTTATCTCTATTCTCTTCTCAATTGTTTCATTTTCCCAGATCCattatatttatgtaaatatacATATCTTTCTTCCTCCTTCAGGTCAAGCATATCCGGGCTAAGTACGGTGACTACTTCGGCATCACCGTCGCCGGCTATCCAGAGGCTCATCCGGACGCAATCGGCCCCGACGGCCTCGCCTCACCCGAAGCATACCAGGTCGATCTTGCTTATTTGAAGAGTAAGGTCGATGCTGGAGCTGATTTAATAGTCACTCAACTATTCTACGACACTGACATTTTCCTCAAGTTCGTCAATGACTGTCGCCAAATTGGGATTAATTGTCCCATTGTTCCCGGAATTATGCCTATCAATAACTACAAAGGCTTCATACGCATGACCGGATTTTGCAAAACAAGGGTATGATATTGATACCTGCTATTAGCCTATTAGAATTGAATTCTTCTTTTAAGTGTTAAATTAAGGAAATGCCATTGTTTCATGATAGATTCCATCTGAGGTCACCGCTGCCCTGGAGCCTATTAAGGACAATGATGAAGCTGTGAGAGCGTATGGAATTCACCTTGGAACTGAAATGTGCAAGAAGATTTTAGGCAGTGGCATAAAAACATTGCACCTTTACACTCTTAACATGGAGAAATCAGCATTGGCCATACTAACGGTTAATTAATTTTCTCATTTCTTATAACCATCAATATCATAGAATCCAGATTGTTTATTAATACTCTTAGAATCCTAACCTGGCAGAATCTTGGGTTGATTGAAGAACGTAAAATATCCAGACCCCTTCCTTGGAGACGTCCTGCTAATGTTTTCCGAGTCAAAGAAGATGTCCGTCCCATATTCTGGTATGCAATTCTATCAAACTTTCCATTTTGGCCATAAGAGGTCAGTCGTCAGATATTGAAACGTGTTTTTCTTTGTCTCCAATAATTTCAGGGCAAACCGCCCGAAGAGCTACATATCAAGGACTACTGGCTGGGACCAGTACCCACAAGGACGATGGGGAGATTCTCGCAATCCTGCATATGGGGCTTTAACTGATTATCAGGTAACTCTTTCTTATCTTAGTACTACAAATATTAATTGCTTGTTTCATTCAGATTTCAGATAGATATATTGATTTTCTCTTTAGAATTGTTTTCTGTAAGCAGTATCACAACAAGTATGTTCCTAACTTCAATCTTAACATAAAACGTAAAGtattataaataaatgataaatataatataatataaacataCATATTTTCACTTGACTATAGTATGATTACATTTTtgaagttatttttatttataactaattcaaGTTGGGACTAATTTTCTTTTAGTATTCTTATAAAGATTTTACTGATATTTGATTTGTATATATAGTTTAATTTATCTTGTAATTTTTTACGGCTTCAACATTGGATCTAGATCCTCGACCTTATTTTAAGAatacatttaaatttcaaatgtaTTCATTttgatattacatatatattcacATACAATATATTGTACCTCGATTATTATGTTTTTGAACTCTCACGCtacattaaattctaatttatcgGGTTATACTGCCCACTATCAGGGTAGGGAAAATGAATATCCTGGTAAAATTCCCATCTCTAGGCAAGACTCTCAAAGGCTATAATACCTACTTGTCCTTTGTTTTTTGAATCATGGTTCATATTTCTGTCTTGTATAAGTATCTGTTACCCATATATACTCACGGTAGAGCATTTCCCTTCTTTTATGTGTGTAAATATATCCTTTCCCCAACAGTTTATGCGACCACGTTCACGTGACAAAAAACTTGTGGAAGAATGGAGCATTCCTTTGAAGAGCGTTGAAGATATTCATGAGGTACGTTTTACCATAGCAGAATGAATTGTTGCTATTCTTATTTGCtgtgtttatttgtttaataaatGTTGTGTTGTTTTAATTATCAGCAATTTAAGAAATTATGCCTTGGAAAGTTGAAAAGCAGTCCTTGGTCTGAATTAGATGGACTTCAGCCTGAGACAAAGATCATAAATGAACAACTAGTGAAAATAAACGGAAAAGGTTTCCTGACTGTGAATAGCCAACCAGCAGTAAATGGGGAAAGATCTGATTCCCCAGTAGTTGGTAAGCAATTAATATTATCTTCATAATTCAAATGAATGGTTTGATCTCATACTTTCTGAGATGTTGTTTCTGTAGTACTACTAGTATTAATTCTAGTGATCTAATTAATACTTACTCCCATGGCAATTGGCATGGCTAACATGAGTTTGTTTGATATTAAGGATGGGGTGGGCCAGGAGGATATGTTTATCAAAAGGCGTATTTAGAGTTCTTTTGCACTAAGGATTTGTTGGACGCCCTTGTTGAAAAATGCAGCAGGGGTTTCTCATCTTTCACCTACATGGCTGTGAACAAACAAGGGCATTGGTTGGCAAATGTTGATCAAACTTTTGTCAATGCCGTAACATGGGGAGTGTTCCCAGGAAAGGAGATCATCCAGCCAACTGTTGTGGATCCTGCTAGCTTTACGGTATGGAAAGATGAGGCATTTGAAATCTGGTCAAGAGGATGGGCTCGCTTGTACCCTGAGGTTGACCCTTCTAGGAAAGTACTTGAAGAGGttggtttttttcttttcttttctttcctgtTATGTGATATTATTGttctgttctttgatttattaagcTTGTGTGTATCTCACTTTTTCAGGTGGAGAACAGCTATTTCTTGGTCAGCTTGGTCGATAATGATTACATCCATGGTGATCTTTTTGCAGTTTTTAATGAGTTCTGAGTTGTGTTGTCCTTTCTATTAGCTATTATTGAAAATGAAAATTATGCTTTGCTCTTTAGTTGGTTTGTAATTGTTATTGTCCTTTGTGAATTGTGTAATAATAAGATGAGTTTTGGAACCTCCTCCCCTGCTGCGATCCAGAAATATGGAGCAGTAACAGTAACTGCAGACCCAAAGCCGATTTCTGTAATTGTTGTCTACCTTATTCATTGtcgttacaagttttatttatttatagggTGATTCCATACAAAGTCTATAAGTTGCACTGTATCTTAAGTCACTCTCCATTGTTATTCTATTCGTTATTTCGTGACAGTAGCTCTCAAAATGCCAAAGAGAATGAATTGGACAAGATAAAGTGCATCATAATTTTACCAGTGTTTAATGTATTCTATCAAATACTTTATGTtgaacgataaaaaaaaaaaagaataaataaatttattattatttcattattggtttttaaaataataataataaaaaataaataaatatcagtcaaatagagagaaaataggATCTCAACTCCCCACTCCCCTATTTTTACTCATCCTTTACGTTAcaggataaaaaaaaataattttattggaaaaaataGGGTCTATAAATAGGAGAATTGAGaacagaaaaagagagaaaaaaatatagaaaaagagagaaaaagaatatAAACTATACTTTCATAAATGAAATTGGATgctctcatccatggaatgccctcattccataAATGAAATTGGATGCTGTCATCCaatgccctcattccacaaaaaattggatgctCTCATCCATGGAATACTCTTATTccactaaatttaaatttatggaatgccctcattccattAAATTTATGGATGCCCTCATctatggaatgccctcattccacaaAAAAAATGAATGCCCTCATTCACAGATTtattatcaaaattattttttttttaaaaaaataatataataaatacactGATTACATTCATACCTCACTGCTGCCACAAGTTGCTGAAAAAAAAGGGTTGGCGATTAACCCCGTTGATTCAAAATCGCCGAAGCAAAAAAATTGATATATCtgctatgaaaaaaatattaattcatgATGTGCAAAGTGGTCCAAAGAGATAAATTATCTTTCCGAAAAGGTCAAaacgcatatatatatatatatgtatgtgtagaTGCCTACCAAATTTAATTTATGAGAATacaaatagatatatatatatatattcaaatatatatattggacTGTTTGTATATATACCAACGTGtcaaattgagggttaaaataTTGTATGATATGTATATCTATGCACACTACCCACCTCGTGTAAATGCCTTTAATTAAAGGATATGTGAGATGCATACCGTGAGATATAGTGACCAATGAACTTTGGCTATTCTGACTAATATGATAAATATATGTGCTTCGATATGTAGTTTTGTGGAAAATTGACGATTAGTAAGGAGTTGTATTTATAAACGTGAGCATCGTAGTAtgctatataaaaaaaaaacaaacagatatattatataaattatataattcaattaGTGATTGAATTATAAAGATAAATATCCTAGATACTATctgaataatttaaattaaattttagatagtatgtaataaaagataaattattattcctcAAATTTTGGAatagataattaaatattaatcaaataatctttttatttctaaaaaataataaaaagattgcAAAACTGAATTTCATCACAaaaaaaaagtggtaaaattctaaagtttataaaaaataataaaaagatccCCAAACTCAAATTTATCACCAAAAAGTGGTAAATTTCTAAATCCATACAAAATGGCACAAAATTCCAAATGAGCTCACTAAAATTAATCTTGGAATATTaaagaggtcattcacctcaccAAAATTTAAAGAGGTCTTAACCtcacaaaaatctcaaaaatggtaattttacctaaaaattaaaaagtgcactaaaattcaaagccataacaaattaaatggcattccaaaaaaaaagaggtcattcacctcataaaaaattaaagttataaACTACGTTCGATTTGATTCCTTTCAAAAGGATACGTAGGCAACCTAATTGCTAAGATTAGGTACAATCACAAATCCTCAAAATCTCAAatgaggtcattcacctcatcAAATCCCAAATGAGGTCATCTACCTCAAAAGTCTCAAATGAGGTTAtttacctcaaaatatcaaagttATCGAAGATACAAAATCTTTTAACGCTATCGGAACTACGTTTGACTTGATTCTCATAAAAGGATACGTAGGCAACTTAGTTGCTAAGACTAAGTGCAGTCGCCGATACCGCAAAAAATGGTATCAAAATACAAATCCTAAAATTCCCTTAAAGGTCATACACCTAggaattttttctaaattttcaaatagCAAAGAATTTTTGAAAGTGGTCATATACcggaattctttattcaaattctAAAATACTGCATTCTGAACTACAAGTGGCTTGATCCTTCACAAAGAAGGTATGTAGGCAGCTCGGTGAATTAAATGGACTGAGTTCAGCTGCAATTCCAAATTTACTCCAAATTtcccaaatttattttaattatttaatgtcaTTGTAATTGGAATTAAAGGGTATTTCCTTTAAATAAAAGGattgtaattaagagattatttttataatcttggatggatcgaacttaaattaataaactcttaTGCTATAATTTTAGTATAGGTGAAATTGtgttttgcatttatttttaatattctaaatgtgAAATTTTTGCTTTAACACTTTATATCCGGGGTTAAGAGTGTTGACTTGGAAATATTTTGACATAAATTAAATGGGTTACccaaatttatttttacttcGTATTGTTTTCAAGTTGGAGCTGCAGTGTTGTGTCATGCCTCAAGTGAAGAAGCTCAAATGTCAAAGAAGAAACATTCTATTCAACATTTGTTCTCAAATCACAGTTTTttctaatactaaaaataacagtCATTTTTACTTCTTAAAAATTTCAAATGAAAATATTGGGTTTATTGTCATTACCTTTTATTAGACGGTCTCAGGAAAACACATTGGAAGTTTGATTAGAAAGTACAAACATTTGCACATTCGGGTCACAGCCACAGCTAgcattttcttcttgtaaactgCAAAGACGTGTCTGTATTTCCTGTTGCGATGTAGGCTCGAATGAGAGTGAGAACATCAGCTTCAAAACCCTTTAGTTGTAGTTCTTCTAACGGCCTGCAAGTGCAATCCCATCCCAAGACTTGAGAATTAGTGAGTTTGGACAAATTCCTCTGCATTGCATTTCTGTGTAGACTGTAGAGTGATAAAGCTTCTTCCACCCTTTGACATTTTCCAAGTGCATTAATCAAAAGTTTATAACAAAACTATATCAAGACAAAGGCCACTCTGCTTTAGTTGCAAGTGCATTAATAatcaaatacaaaaattactacTATCACACACAGAGGCAGTTGGGAACAATTGTAGCTTTAATAATACTGCAACTGCCAACCCTCACTTATGGTGGAGGAACCATCGTTACAAACACCAACAAAGTATACAAAATTCAAACAAAACACAGAAAAAAACATGAATAGTAGAGGAAACTTCCTCATTCTCTTTACAGATGTAAGAAAGAAAGTCCCTCAAAGTCTTCTGTTTTATAAATTCAAGTAGTCAGAAAGAATTTGATCCTCTCCCATAAAGCTTTCTGTTGTAGACCCTTTGTCTTAAGAAAATTCTGCAGTTCCTTTCAAGCCGAACCACCAAAAAAGTGGCCAAAGTGGAAGCTATCTACATCTTTGACAATCTTCTACTCCCTATTAATTTACCCTGAATCATTTGCCTTACAGCACCACTGAATACATAATTCCATAAATAAATGAGTAATAGTGTCTAACCATCCTTGAGATAACACTTGGT is a window from the Cannabis sativa cultivar Pink pepper isolate KNU-18-1 chromosome 1, ASM2916894v1, whole genome shotgun sequence genome containing:
- the LOC115708085 gene encoding methylenetetrahydrofolate reductase (NADH) 2 isoform X1; the encoded protein is MKVIDKIRCEANNDNVVFSFEFFPPKTEEGVENLFERMERMVAHNPAFCDITWGAGGSTADLTLDIANRMQNTVCVESMMHLTCTNMPLDKIDHALSTIKSNGLQNVLALRGDPPHGQDKFVQIQGGFACALDLVKHIRAKYGDYFGITVAGYPEAHPDAIGPDGLASPEAYQVDLAYLKSKVDAGADLIVTQLFYDTDIFLKFVNDCRQIGINCPIVPGIMPINNYKGFIRMTGFCKTRIPSEVTAALEPIKDNDEAVRAYGIHLGTEMCKKILGSGIKTLHLYTLNMEKSALAILTNLGLIEERKISRPLPWRRPANVFRVKEDVRPIFWANRPKSYISRTTGWDQYPQGRWGDSRNPAYGALTDYQFMRPRSRDKKLVEEWSIPLKSVEDIHEQFKKLCLGKLKSSPWSELDGLQPETKIINEQLVKINGKGFLTVNSQPAVNGERSDSPVVGWGGPGGYVYQKAYLEFFCTKDLLDALVEKCSRGFSSFTYMAVNKQGHWLANVDQTFVNAVTWGVFPGKEIIQPTVVDPASFTVWKDEAFEIWSRGWARLYPEVDPSRKVLEEVGFFLFFSFLLCDIIVLFFDLLSLCVSHFFRWRTAISWSAWSIMITSMVIFLQFLMSSELCCPFY
- the LOC115708085 gene encoding methylenetetrahydrofolate reductase (NADH) 2 isoform X2, with the protein product MKVIDKIRCEANNDNVVFSFEFFPPKTEEGVENLFERMERMVAHNPAFCDITWGAGGSTADLTLDIANRMQNTVCVESMMHLTCTNMPLDKIDHALSTIKSNGLQNVLALRGDPPHGQDKFVQIQGGFACALDLVKHIRAKYGDYFGITVAGYPEAHPDAIGPDGLASPEAYQVDLAYLKSKVDAGADLIVTQLFYDTDIFLKFVNDCRQIGINCPIVPGIMPINNYKGFIRMTGFCKTRIPSEVTAALEPIKDNDEAVRAYGIHLGTEMCKKILGSGIKTLHLYTLNMEKSALAILTNLGLIEERKISRPLPWRRPANVFRVKEDVRPIFWANRPKSYISRTTGWDQYPQGRWGDSRNPAYGALTDYQFMRPRSRDKKLVEEWSIPLKSVEDIHEQFKKLCLGKLKSSPWSELDGLQPETKIINEQLVKINGKGFLTVNSQPAVNGERSDSPVVGWGGPGGYVYQKAYLEFFCTKDLLDALVEKCSRGFSSFTYMAVNKQGHWLANVDQTFVNAVTWGVFPGKEIIQPTVVDPASFTVWKDEAFEIWSRGWARLYPEVDPSRKVLEEVENSYFLVSLVDNDYIHGDLFAVFNEF